A portion of the Plasmodium gaboni strain SY75 chromosome 5, whole genome shotgun sequence genome contains these proteins:
- a CDS encoding putative secreted ookinete protein (part of same gene as PGSY75_0518800A~gap found within coding sequence) — protein sequence VSSIEDEEEKEEIEDLLDSLNKIKNEDNDTTKEKVTYDIEIHENRDTHKQNNLQNDEGFKQKSFRNGPIMK from the exons GTCAGCTCTATAGAAGATGAggaagaaaaagaagaaatcGAAGATTTATTAGACTCATTAAATAAG aTAAAGAACGAAGATAATGACACCACAAAAGAAAAGGTGACGTATGATATAGAGATACATGAAAATAGAGATACAcataaacaaaataatttacaAAATGATGAAGGATTTAAACAAAAATCATTTAGGAACG GCCCAATTATGAAGTAA
- a CDS encoding putative mitochondrial ribosomal protein L14 precursor: MIQLSNILNGLWRQSMVRCADNSGVIKGCIIGIGKNKWGTGKIGDRIRVSIRDKTSDCSIAEKTPKGIIVRRKKETKRKDGSYIKFDDNAFVMISKNKLKATKIKGPVAMETRHNCRNLARYIF, encoded by the coding sequence atgatacagttatctaatatattaaacGGTCTGTGGAGACAATCTATGGTTAGATGTGCAGATAACAGTGGTGTTATAAAAGGTTGTATTATTGGAataggaaaaaataaatggGGAACAGGCAAAATAGGAGATCGTATAAGAGTATCAATAAGAGATAAAACTAGTGATTGTAGTATTGCTGAAAAAACACCTAAAGGTATTATTGttagaagaaaaaaagaaaccaaaagaaaagatggtagttatattaaatttgATGATAACGCTTTTGTTATGATttctaaaaataaattaaaagCCACAAAAATTAAAGGACCAGTAGCAATGGAAACACGTCATAATTGTAGAAACTTGGCTAggtatattttttaa
- a CDS encoding putative cytochrome c oxidase assembly protein (heme A: farnesyltransferase) → MNKNYSLGHKCVLNKKVASYLHLDNYIINKKVNKYFTFYSPRAVISSSSKRSVYVRKKVNVVLFYKKEEYGKLTNLYKRYFCSRNIFKKIQNNSFDMNKNMEEIHVKEKIDDLRNIYFIKDDMKKYIKNDLTCRNNDHVNDNLTRQLCDNLKNKMYQINEPHFMNHSKDLYNNNYSIHYNNNLNVKNICSNINNVETLLLCEEKEKTYNFNNDFIANDRISKKDIIIDDIISKEKYKKNKIKLFYKVILLYLNNYLELSKHKLTLWVTLSSSFGYFMLGGSSFIDISGLLVGVYLCSSSANTFNQIIERNIDKLMKRTQKRPLAINNPSISVKHAEIFAFISALNGSLILYFLNNPLTSFLGIFNIFLYTCIYTPLKRKTPYNTHVGSIVGSIPTLMGCAAIEQNLFFPEPWILFITQFLWQFPHFYSLAYLYKDDYIKGNYKMFPLQDKNGLYTAKLCKPYLITLSSLPFIFFFCGYTSYMYILTSILPNLFIFYKFQKIIQKPSRTNIRSFFKHSLWHIMLLLALTTYHTQIQDKNKNKQTIPININLNQELNQPVNAHKDSNTEYSITKFKKKLMKYCIVFS, encoded by the coding sequence atgaataaaaattattcacTTGGTCATAAGTGTGtattaaacaaaaaagTGGCAAGCTATTTACATTtagataattatattataaataagaaagtaaataaatacTTTACTTTTTATTCACCTCGTGCAGTTATTTCGAGTTCATCAAAAAGGAGTGTATATGTAAGGAAAAAGGTTAATGtagttttattttataaaaaagaagaatatGGCAAGTTAACAAacttatataaaagatatttttgttcccgaaatatttttaaaaagatacaaaataattcttttgATATGAATAAGAATATGGAAGAAATACATgttaaagaaaaaatagatgatcttagaaatatatattttataaaagacgatatgaagaaatatataaaaaatgatcTTACTTGTAGAAACAATGATCACGTTAATGATAACCTGACGAGGCAATTATGTGATAATCTTAAAAATAAGATGTACCAAATAAATGAGCCTCATTTTATGAATCATAGTAAAGacttatataataataattatagtattcattataataacaatttaaatgtaaaaaatatttgtagtaacataaataatgtagagaccttattattatgtgaggaaaaagaaaaaacatataattttaataatgattttATTGCGAATGATAGAATATCTAAAAAAGATATCATTATAGATGATATAATTagtaaagaaaaatataaaaaaaataaaataaaattattttacaaagttatattattatatttaaataattatctGGAATTGTCAAAACATAAATTAACATTATGGGTTACATTAAGTAGTTCCTTTGGTTATTTTATGTTAGGTGGTTCTTCATTTATTGATATAAGTGGATTATTAGTAGGAGTATATTTATGTAGTAGTAGTGCAAATACATTTAATCAGATTATTGAAAGaaatatagataaattGATGAAGCGAACACAAAAAAGACCCTTAGCAATTAATAATCCAAGTATATCAGTTAAACATGCTGAAATATTTGCATTCATATCAGCATTAAATGGTAGTCTCAtcttatattttcttaataATCCTTTAACTTCCTTTCTAGgaatttttaatattttcttatatacatgtatatatacacCATTAAAACGTAAAACACCATATAATACACATGTAGGATCAATTGTAGGATCCATACCAACATTAATGGGATGTGCAGCTATTGAACagaatttattttttccaGAGCCTTGgattttatttattacaCAATTTTTATGGCAATTCCCACATTTTTATTCACTTgcatatttatataaagatgattatataaaaggGAATTACAAAATGTTTCCTCTTCAAGATAAAAATGGTTTATATACAGCCAAATTATGTAAACCTTATTTAATAACTTTATCATCTCTTCcatttattttctttttttgtgGATATACATcttatatgtatatattaacatcCATATTACCCaatctttttattttctacaaattccaaaaaattattcaaaaaCCATCAAGAACAAACATAcgttctttttttaaacacTCCCTTTGGCACATCATGTTATTATTAGCCTTAACAACATATCACACGCAAATACAAgacaaaaataaaaataaacagACCATAccaataaatataaatttaaatcAAGAACTTAACCAACCTGTGAATGCACATAAAGACAGCAACACAGAATATAGTATAacaaaatttaaaaaaaaacttatGAAATATTGTATAGTATTTTCTTAA
- a CDS encoding putative secreted ookinete protein (part of same gene as PGSY75_0518800B~gap found within coding sequence) → MAVFFFLFLNMLFYSMNCEQSEILPLGDIISSVADITNAITSNQKEGSTNDVVTDSLPKINLKIVPSKKLHITKSDLVFLLSELRQEIRRQMGILEDELEEKERMRQRSSSLWNNNESAIYTPNEK, encoded by the exons ATGgctgttttttttttcctgTTCTTGAATATGTTGTTCTATTCTATGAATTGTGAACAATCAGAAATATTACCTTTAGGTGATATTATATCAAGTGTTGCAGATATAACAAATGCAATAACCTCCAATCAAAAGGAAGGATCAACTAATGATGTTGTTACTGACTCGTTACCAAAGATTAACCTAAAAATAGTTCCATCAAAAAAATTGCATATCACTAAAAGTGACTTGGTGTTTTTATTGTCTGAGTTGCGACAAGAAATTAGAAGACaa aTGGGTATTCTCGAAG ACGAACTTGAAGAGAAAGAAAGAATGAGACAAAGATCTTCTTCTTTATGGAATAACAACGAATCAGCTATTTACACCCCAAATGAAAAGG
- a CDS encoding hypothetical protein (conserved Plasmodium protein, unknown function), whose product MDSIPITEMTSTKKDHSQDNMFEIMKKSDKNNNSSLSDMSQKSQIPEIKFCNSDILNEDKEKQYTDFLKSYNGEYSVEQMKNFLKNGITENGVRILTTDKCSWLYDYYRITKTSDPCVKELTGNTTVDYYYYTTPFSTQIGNINLVMMHSQVNFGDGTCAPADRFFKMNSTTPEMIKEAKLKAKHFQYECMQYI is encoded by the exons atggattCCATTCCTATAACCGAAATGACATCAACAAAAAAAGATCATTCACAAGATAATATGTTTgaaataatgaaaaaatcTGACAAGAATAATAACTCATCACTTTCTGATATGTCTCAAAAATCTCAAATTCCAGAAATCAAATTTTGTAATTCTGATATCttaaatgaagataaagaaaaacaaTATACTGATTTTCTTAAGTCTTATAATGGAGAATATTCAGTTGAACAAATGAAGAACTTTTTAAA AAATGGAATTACTGAAAATGGTGTTAGAATTTTGACAACGGATAAATGTTCATG gttatatgattattatagAATAACCAAAACATCAGATCCATGTGTTAAAGAATTAACTGGAAATACTACTgttgattattattactataCTACTCCGTTTTCTACACAAATaggaaatataaatttagTTATGATGCATAGTCAAGTAAACTTTGGAGATGGCACTTGTGCCCCTGCTGATCGATTTTTCAAAATGAACTCAACTACACCTGAGATGATTAAAGAAGCAAAATTAAAAGCGAAGCATTTTCAATATGAATGTATGCAATATATATAG
- a CDS encoding V-type proton ATPase 16 kDa proteolipid subunit — LGAAFGTAKSGVGVCSVGVMRPDLIMKSILPVVMAGVLGIYGIIMSILIYGKMTPAEGYSTFAGYAHLSSGLIVGLSSLAAGLAIGIVGDAGVRANAQQNRLFIGMILILVFSETLALYGLIIGIYISIAETPKLCTPYNV; from the exons ATTTAGGAGCTGCCTTTGGTACTGCTAAGAGTGGTGTAGGTGTATGCAGTGTCGGAGTAATGAGACCAGATTTAATTATGAAATCCATTTTACCTGTGGTTATGGCTGGTGTTCTTGGTATTTATGGAATTATTATGTCCATTTTGATATATGGAAAAA TGACACCAGCTGAGGGCTATTCCACTTTTGCTGGTTATGCCCATTTATCCTCAGGATTAATAGTAGGATTAAGTTCATTG GCTGCTGGTTTAGCTATTGGTATAGTTGGAGATGCAGGTGTAAGAGCAAATGCACAACAAAATAGATTATTTATTGGTATGATTTTGATTCTTGTTTTTTCTGAAACCTTAGCTTTATATG GTTTAATTATTGGTATATACATCTCCATTGCAGAAACACCAAAATTATGTACACCCTATAATGTGTaa
- a CDS encoding 40S ribosomal protein S24 — MADQFTIRVKKYMSNPLLRRKQFALEILHPNKGSVAKKEVKERLAKMYKLNNVNTIVLFGFKTLFGGGRTKGFGLIYKNVDAVKKFEKKYRLVREGLIDKTTKTGRRAAKELKNRRKKVRGTEKTKVSGAKKK, encoded by the exons ATGGCAGATCAGTTTACAATTCGagtaaaaaaatatatgagTAATCCTTTATTACGTAGGAAACAATTTGCCTTAGAAATTTTACATCCAAATAAAGGATCTGTAGCAAAAAAAGAAGTAAAAGAAAGATTAGctaaaatgtataaattaaataatgtaaaCACTATAGTTTTATTTGGATTTAAAACATTATTCGGTGGAGGAAGAACTAAAGGATTCGgattaatttataaaaatgttgatgctgttaaaaaatttgaaaaaaaatacagACTTGTTAGAGAAGGATTGATAGATAAAACAACCAAAACTGGAAGAAGAGCAGCAAAGGAATTGAAaaatagaagaaaaaag GTTCGTGGTACCGAAAAAACCAAAGTATCTGGAGCcaagaaaaaataa
- a CDS encoding hypothetical protein (conserved Plasmodium protein, unknown function), whose product MNEKRNFMKKTYKNNNIELSESQINQRIKNINLTKRLICYERYLKAIPKIERRNDLKNSWHPETPRYNKQISLSQWNKELKKWRKQIHAWGNISEEDHGYICNLSNIDKYKYLCNLKIPELSNIEIKNMKKENEEISHDILKHILLIQNKYTNYFDENDKIMYQPIFFLPQNFSGTVIHNEFVIIKEQNMEKYLTLLKDKYKDKYNYSFKKYYELYLINKDSDNKNVEYSKDTISENAKNHIVIYLGKEKKTLNYKNKTAEYEQKKKVEAYNFLCGSTKKYKNDNKMNKRKKF is encoded by the coding sequence atgaatgaaaaaagaaattttatgaaaaaaacttataaaaataataacatagAATTAAGTGAAAGTCAAATAAATCAGAggataaaaaatataaatttaacAAAACGTTTAATATGTTATGAGAGATATTTAAAAGCAATACCAAAAATTGAAAGAAGaaatgatttaaaaaatagTTGGCATCCTGAAACTCCTcgatataataaacaaataagTTTATCTCAGTGGAATAAggaattaaaaaaatggaGAAAACAAATACATGCATGGGGAAATATATCAGAAGAAGATCATGgatatatatgtaatttatctaatattgataaatataaatatttatgtaatttaaaaattccTGAATTAAGTAATAtagaaattaaaaatatgaaaaaagaaaatgaagaaatatCACATGACatattaaaacatattttattaattcaaaataaatatactaactattttgatgaaaatgataaaataatgtatcaacctatattttttcttcccCAGAATTTTAGCGGTACTGTTATACATAATGAGtttgttataataaaagaacaGAACAtggaaaaatatttaaCCTTACTTAAAGATAAATAcaaagataaatataattattcctttaaaaaatattatgaattaTATCTAATTAATAAGGACagtgataataaaaatgttgaGTATTCCAAAGATACTATTTCAGAAAATGCAAAAAATcatattgttatatatttaggaaaggaaaaaaaaactttaaattataaaaataaaacagCTGAATATgaacagaaaaaaaaagtggAAGCCTATAACTTTTTATGTGGTTCTACcaagaaatataaaaatgataataaaatgaataaaaggaagaaattttaa